One part of the Drosophila teissieri strain GT53w chromosome 3R, Prin_Dtei_1.1, whole genome shotgun sequence genome encodes these proteins:
- the LOC122619465 gene encoding histone deacetylase complex subunit SAP18 — translation MANVESMIVEEKTQVKQIDREKTCPLLLRVFCSTGRHHSVSEYMFGNVPTNELQIYTWQDATLHELTSLVRDVNPDTRKKGTYFDFAVVYPNYRSNHFQMREIGVTCTGQKGIDDNKTLAQAKFSIGDFLDISITPPNRLPPTARRQRPY, via the exons ATGGCCAACGTCGAGTCTATGATTGTGGAGGAAAAGACGCAGGTCAAGCAGATTGACCGCGAGAAG acCTGTCCTCTGCTGCTGCGCGTCTTCTGCTCTACGGGACGGCACCACTCCGTGTCGGAGTATATGTTCGGCAACGTGCCCACCAATGAGCTGCAGATCTACACCTGGCAAGACGCCACCCTCCACGAGCTTACCTCCCTGGTGCGCGACGTCAATCCGGATACCCGGAAAAAGGGCACCTACTTTGACTTTGCCGTCGTGTACCCCAACTACCGGAGCAATCACTTCCAGATGCGCGAAATCGGAGTGACCTGCACGGGCCAAAAAGGAATCGATGACAACAAGACACTTGCTCAGGCCAAATTCAGCATTGGAGACTTTCTGGACATCTCGATTACCCCACCCAACCGCCTGCCACCCACAGCCAGGCGCCAGCGTCCCTACTGA
- the LOC122619261 gene encoding organic cation transporter protein isoform X1 — MSGVLRRGSLNFDCVGGPRDKGRGSLEANLYGGYRETRPGPKTPEISVIALDFRRYSEDLKKPPSAELGEQPPSRDLSQDVDSDVISNFLGHYTRWSFLWTLLLCLFQLPTTFHLFMFVFQIAPKDFWCARPENLLQMSVSEWRNISQSSNGCLLLDVDYSQVTYENNQLINWPENATDLGYRQCWHFEFSDEDGSAKTLVQEFELVCGRDILSLVETCFLVGAAAGAVLSGWISDRFGRRHTLMAFVTIQSVFGGILAFSTSVAMFMSLRVIIGFASMTVTVVSFVLVVELVSGKWRTVIGILNILPVAISYVLSAGLAYLIRDWRHLQLAISWPWLIMLSIWFWLPESPRWLLAQGRLDELCGLIERAARMNGTSASLPSNYRKTLEAAVPRSVQSPPEATTTTSVESKAVEADAPDPSESGPVNPLMVVFSAKYWRTTCLTLVIWLTLIIIYFGLTLHLSNLGGNIYINSAVAGTVEAVSICISILVVLKVGIRRSLIGYMLLPGLCCLATNLVSTQTGVIALATIAKCLIGANNAIIPTYTAMQYPTIVRNFGVGMGNLASGIALILVPFLWQLEHIDPLLPLNVMGVCGLIGAVAISLMKDVE, encoded by the exons ATGAGTGGCGTTCTGCGTCGCGGTTCCCTGAATTTCGATTGCGTGGGCGGACCGCGGGACAAGGGCAGGGGCAGCCTGGAGGCGAACCTGTATGGCGGATATCGCGAGACAAGGCCGGGCCCAAAGACTCCGGAAATCAGTGTCATAGCATTGGACTTTCGACGGTACTCCGAGGACCTGAAGAAACCACCTTCAGCGGAGCTAGGGGAGCAGCCGCCGAGCAGGGATCTCAGCCAGGATGTGGACAGCGATGTGATATCCAATTTCCTGGGCCACTACACCCGCTGGAGTTTCCTTTGGACCCTGCTGCTCTGCCTGTTCCAGCTGCCCACCACTTTCCACCTGTTCATGTTTGTCTTCCAG ATCGCGCCGAAGGACTTTTGGTGTGCCCGGCCGGAAAACCTCCTGCAGATGAGCGTGTCCGAGTGGCGCAACATTAGCCAGTCCTCCAATGGCTGTCTGCTCCTTGACGTGGACTACTCCCAGGTGACCTACGAGAACAACCAGCTCATCAACTGGCCCGAGAATGCCACAGATCTGGGCTACCGGCAGTGCTGGCACTTCGAGTTCTCCGACGAGGACGGATCGGCCAAGACGCTGGTGCAGGAATTTGAACTGGTTTGCGGTCGCGACATCCTCAGCCTGGTGGAAACCTGCTTCCTGGTGGGGGCAGCAGCGGGAGCGGTTCTCAGCGGATGGATATCGGATCGCTTCGGCAGGAGGCACACGCTAATGGCATTCGTCACTATTCAGAGCGTGTTTG GTGGAATTTTGGCCTTCTCAACATCGGTGGCCATGTTCATGTCGCTACGTGTTATAATTGGATTCGCATCAATGACCGTGACTGTTGTGAGCTTCgtgctggtggtggagctggtCTCCGGCAAGTGGCGCACCGTAATCGGCATTCTCAACATCCTGCCCGTGGCCATCTCCTACGTCCTCTCCGCCGGACTGGCCTACCTCATCCGCGACTGGCGGCACCTCCAGCTGGCCATCTCCTGGCCGTGGCTAATCATGCTCAGCATTTG GTTCTGGCTGCCGGAGTCTCCCCGCTGGCTTTTGGCCCAGGGCCGGCTGGATGAGCTGTGCGGGCTAATTGAGAGAGCGGCCCGAATGAATGGCACCAGCGCCAGTTTGCCCAGCAACTATCGCAAGACCCTGGAGGCGGCGGTACCGCGGTCGGTCCAATCTCCACCAGAAGCAACGACTACAACGAGCGTAGAGTCGAAGGCAGTGGAGGCGGATGCACCGGATCCAAGTGAAAGTGGCCCTGTGAATCCCCTGATGGTGGTTTTCAGCGCCAAGTACTGGCGCACCACATGCCTAACCCTGGTCATCTGGCTGACACTGATCATCATTTACTTTGGACTCACCTTGCACCTCAGCAATTTGGGTGGTAATATCTACATCAATAGTGCCGTGGCTGGAACCGTGGAGGCCGTGTCCATCTGCATTAGCATCCTGGTGGTTTTGAAAGTCGGAATCCGACGAAGTCTCATTGGTTACATGTTGTTGCCAGGTCTTTGCTGCTTAGCCACGAATTTGGTGTCGACTCAAACGGGTGTGATTGCACTGGCCACCATAG CCAAGTGTCTCATTGGAGCCAACAACGCCATCATTCCCACCTACACGGCGATGCAATATCCCACAATAGTTCGAAACTTTGGCGTTGGCATGGGCAACCTGGCATCGGGCATTGCCCTAATCCTAGTTCCCTTTCTCTGGCAACTG GAGCACATTGATCCCCTGCTGCCCTTGAATGTTATGGGAGTTTGTGGCCTGATTGGCGCCGTGGCCATCAGCCTTATGAAGGATGTGGAATAG
- the LOC122621621 gene encoding probable fibrosin-1 has product MKIQLIALVCSALALTEAQNYPPRLSIPGAVASPGPVPHRQPVLRVRRPGASLRQQNNILPAVTQRIAIEEPRPVTESAEDEQPEPYLPNLLREQQLAQAQQSQFQQAAAAFLAGQQPVEQPSPVQQFLQSDDSQPAAILPPPSRFPAERPSIPTPLNRPAAFNDFGIGRFESSQRFGLERPTPTAAAPPPPPQQPQRVAVIRTRPASAAVLRPEPPAPQPVARPRPKPVQPRPIIDQNQLQDDHVDQQQQRRRQPVSQTIRKWREENEDGSITWGYENDDGSFKEELIGTDCITKGTYGYVDPDGNKREYHYETGIKCDPNNRNNEEELQENGFVNYEENRAVLPNGLEIDMTQLGKKKSKRPNGIYRN; this is encoded by the exons ATGAAGATCCAACTAATTGCG CTCGTTTGCAGCGCGCTCGCTTTGACTGAGGCCCAAAACTATCCCCCGCGTCTCAGCATTCCCGGAGCGGTGGCTTCACCTGGCCCAGTGCCACACCGACAGCCTGTGTTGCGAGTCCGCCGACCGGGAGCTTCATTGCGCCAGCAGAATAACATACTTCCAGCGGTGACGCAGCGCATCGCCATCGAGGAGCCGCGTCCTGTGACGGAGTCGGCGGAGGATGAGCAGCCGGAGCCATACCTGCCGAATCTTCTGCGGGAACAGCAGTTGGCCCAGGCTCAGCAGTCGCAGTTCCAGCAGGCAGCCGCCGCCTTCCTGGCCGGCCAACAACCCGTAGAACAACCCTCGCCGGTGCAGCAGTTCCTCCAGTCCGATGACTCCCAGCCGGCTGCCATCCTGCCTCCTCCTTCTCGGTTCCCCGCCGAACGTCCTTCGATACCAACGCCCTTGAACCGTCCCGCCGCCTTCAATGACTTTGGCATCGGTCGGTTTGAGAGCTCGCAGAGATTCGGCTTGGAGCGACCAACGcccactgcagcagcaccgccaccaccgcctcaACAGCCCCAGCGGGTGGCTGTGATTCGAACGAGACCAGCGTCAGCCGCTGTCCTACGACCTGAGCCACCAGCACCACAGCCTGTGGCCAGGCCACGCCCTAAGCCCGTCCAACCGCGTCCCATCATTGATCAAAATCAACTACAGGACGATCACGttgaccagcagcagcagcgccgccGCCAGCCCGTTTCCCAGACCATTCGCAAGTGGCGTGAGGAAAACGAGGACGGAAGCATTACATGGGGCTATGAGAACGACGACGGATCCTTCAAGGAGGAGCTGATCGGCACCGATTGCATAACCAA GGGCACCTATGGCTACGTTGATCCAGATGGCAACAAACGTGAGTACCACTACGAGACAGGAATCAAGTGCGATCCTAACAACCGCAACAACGAGGAGGAGTTACAAGAGAACGGGTTCGTGAACTACGAAGAGAATCGCGCCGTGCTGCCCAATGGTCTGGAGATCGACATGACGCAATTAGGCAAGAAGAAGTCGAAGCGCCCAAACGGCATTTACAGGAACTGA
- the LOC122619261 gene encoding solute carrier family 22 member 21 isoform X2, whose amino-acid sequence MSVSEWRNISQSSNGCLLLDVDYSQVTYENNQLINWPENATDLGYRQCWHFEFSDEDGSAKTLVQEFELVCGRDILSLVETCFLVGAAAGAVLSGWISDRFGRRHTLMAFVTIQSVFGGILAFSTSVAMFMSLRVIIGFASMTVTVVSFVLVVELVSGKWRTVIGILNILPVAISYVLSAGLAYLIRDWRHLQLAISWPWLIMLSIWFWLPESPRWLLAQGRLDELCGLIERAARMNGTSASLPSNYRKTLEAAVPRSVQSPPEATTTTSVESKAVEADAPDPSESGPVNPLMVVFSAKYWRTTCLTLVIWLTLIIIYFGLTLHLSNLGGNIYINSAVAGTVEAVSICISILVVLKVGIRRSLIGYMLLPGLCCLATNLVSTQTGVIALATIAKCLIGANNAIIPTYTAMQYPTIVRNFGVGMGNLASGIALILVPFLWQLEHIDPLLPLNVMGVCGLIGAVAISLMKDVE is encoded by the exons ATGAGCGTGTCCGAGTGGCGCAACATTAGCCAGTCCTCCAATGGCTGTCTGCTCCTTGACGTGGACTACTCCCAGGTGACCTACGAGAACAACCAGCTCATCAACTGGCCCGAGAATGCCACAGATCTGGGCTACCGGCAGTGCTGGCACTTCGAGTTCTCCGACGAGGACGGATCGGCCAAGACGCTGGTGCAGGAATTTGAACTGGTTTGCGGTCGCGACATCCTCAGCCTGGTGGAAACCTGCTTCCTGGTGGGGGCAGCAGCGGGAGCGGTTCTCAGCGGATGGATATCGGATCGCTTCGGCAGGAGGCACACGCTAATGGCATTCGTCACTATTCAGAGCGTGTTTG GTGGAATTTTGGCCTTCTCAACATCGGTGGCCATGTTCATGTCGCTACGTGTTATAATTGGATTCGCATCAATGACCGTGACTGTTGTGAGCTTCgtgctggtggtggagctggtCTCCGGCAAGTGGCGCACCGTAATCGGCATTCTCAACATCCTGCCCGTGGCCATCTCCTACGTCCTCTCCGCCGGACTGGCCTACCTCATCCGCGACTGGCGGCACCTCCAGCTGGCCATCTCCTGGCCGTGGCTAATCATGCTCAGCATTTG GTTCTGGCTGCCGGAGTCTCCCCGCTGGCTTTTGGCCCAGGGCCGGCTGGATGAGCTGTGCGGGCTAATTGAGAGAGCGGCCCGAATGAATGGCACCAGCGCCAGTTTGCCCAGCAACTATCGCAAGACCCTGGAGGCGGCGGTACCGCGGTCGGTCCAATCTCCACCAGAAGCAACGACTACAACGAGCGTAGAGTCGAAGGCAGTGGAGGCGGATGCACCGGATCCAAGTGAAAGTGGCCCTGTGAATCCCCTGATGGTGGTTTTCAGCGCCAAGTACTGGCGCACCACATGCCTAACCCTGGTCATCTGGCTGACACTGATCATCATTTACTTTGGACTCACCTTGCACCTCAGCAATTTGGGTGGTAATATCTACATCAATAGTGCCGTGGCTGGAACCGTGGAGGCCGTGTCCATCTGCATTAGCATCCTGGTGGTTTTGAAAGTCGGAATCCGACGAAGTCTCATTGGTTACATGTTGTTGCCAGGTCTTTGCTGCTTAGCCACGAATTTGGTGTCGACTCAAACGGGTGTGATTGCACTGGCCACCATAG CCAAGTGTCTCATTGGAGCCAACAACGCCATCATTCCCACCTACACGGCGATGCAATATCCCACAATAGTTCGAAACTTTGGCGTTGGCATGGGCAACCTGGCATCGGGCATTGCCCTAATCCTAGTTCCCTTTCTCTGGCAACTG GAGCACATTGATCCCCTGCTGCCCTTGAATGTTATGGGAGTTTGTGGCCTGATTGGCGCCGTGGCCATCAGCCTTATGAAGGATGTGGAATAG
- the LOC122619261 gene encoding organic cation transporter protein isoform X3, with product MSGVLRRGSLNFDCVGGPRDKGRGSLEANLYGGYRETRPGPKTPEISVIALDFRRYSEDLKKPPSAELGEQPPSRDLSQDVDSDVISNFLGHYTRWSFLWTLLLCLFQLPTTFHLFMFVFQLTDVRSDEASPMLADGNMENLDHLHTKLLERLLGCLTPWQGMWCALLSIFQAICTFHIFVYVFQIAPKDFWCARPENLLQMSVSEWRNISQSSNGCLLLDVDYSQVTYENNQLINWPENATDLGYRQCWHFEFSDEDGSAKTLVQEFELVCGRDILSLVETCFLVGAAAGAVLSGWISDRFGRRHTLMAFVTIQSVFGGILAFSTSVAMFMSLRVIIGFASMTVTVVSFVLVVELVSGKWRTVIGILNILPVAISYVLSAGLAYLIRDWRHLQLAISWPWLIMLSIWFWLPESPRWLLAQGRLDELCGLIERAARMNGTSASLPSNYRKTLEAAVPRSVQSPPEATTTTSVESKAVEADAPDPSESGPVNPLMVVFSAKYWRTTCLTLVIWLTLIIIYFGLTLHLSNLGGNIYINSAVAGTVEAVSICISILVVLKVGIRRSLIGYMLLPGLCCLATNLVSTQTGVIALATIAKCLIGANNAIIPTYTAMQYPTIVRNFGVGMGNLASGIALILVPFLWQLEHIDPLLPLNVMGVCGLIGAVAISLMKDVE from the exons ATGAGTGGCGTTCTGCGTCGCGGTTCCCTGAATTTCGATTGCGTGGGCGGACCGCGGGACAAGGGCAGGGGCAGCCTGGAGGCGAACCTGTATGGCGGATATCGCGAGACAAGGCCGGGCCCAAAGACTCCGGAAATCAGTGTCATAGCATTGGACTTTCGACGGTACTCCGAGGACCTGAAGAAACCACCTTCAGCGGAGCTAGGGGAGCAGCCGCCGAGCAGGGATCTCAGCCAGGATGTGGACAGCGATGTGATATCCAATTTCCTGGGCCACTACACCCGCTGGAGTTTCCTTTGGACCCTGCTGCTCTGCCTGTTCCAGCTGCCCACCACTTTCCACCTGTTCATGTTTGTCTTCCAG CTAACGGATGTGAGATCGGACGAGGCCTCGCCCATGTTGGCGGATGGGAACATGGAGAACCTAGATCACCTGCACACCAAGCTCCTGGAGCGGCTCCTGGGCTGCCTTACGCCCTGGCAGGGCATGTGGTGCGCCCTGCTCTCGATCTTCCAGGCCATCTGCACCTTCCACATATTCGTCTACGTGTTCCAG ATCGCGCCGAAGGACTTTTGGTGTGCCCGGCCGGAAAACCTCCTGCAGATGAGCGTGTCCGAGTGGCGCAACATTAGCCAGTCCTCCAATGGCTGTCTGCTCCTTGACGTGGACTACTCCCAGGTGACCTACGAGAACAACCAGCTCATCAACTGGCCCGAGAATGCCACAGATCTGGGCTACCGGCAGTGCTGGCACTTCGAGTTCTCCGACGAGGACGGATCGGCCAAGACGCTGGTGCAGGAATTTGAACTGGTTTGCGGTCGCGACATCCTCAGCCTGGTGGAAACCTGCTTCCTGGTGGGGGCAGCAGCGGGAGCGGTTCTCAGCGGATGGATATCGGATCGCTTCGGCAGGAGGCACACGCTAATGGCATTCGTCACTATTCAGAGCGTGTTTG GTGGAATTTTGGCCTTCTCAACATCGGTGGCCATGTTCATGTCGCTACGTGTTATAATTGGATTCGCATCAATGACCGTGACTGTTGTGAGCTTCgtgctggtggtggagctggtCTCCGGCAAGTGGCGCACCGTAATCGGCATTCTCAACATCCTGCCCGTGGCCATCTCCTACGTCCTCTCCGCCGGACTGGCCTACCTCATCCGCGACTGGCGGCACCTCCAGCTGGCCATCTCCTGGCCGTGGCTAATCATGCTCAGCATTTG GTTCTGGCTGCCGGAGTCTCCCCGCTGGCTTTTGGCCCAGGGCCGGCTGGATGAGCTGTGCGGGCTAATTGAGAGAGCGGCCCGAATGAATGGCACCAGCGCCAGTTTGCCCAGCAACTATCGCAAGACCCTGGAGGCGGCGGTACCGCGGTCGGTCCAATCTCCACCAGAAGCAACGACTACAACGAGCGTAGAGTCGAAGGCAGTGGAGGCGGATGCACCGGATCCAAGTGAAAGTGGCCCTGTGAATCCCCTGATGGTGGTTTTCAGCGCCAAGTACTGGCGCACCACATGCCTAACCCTGGTCATCTGGCTGACACTGATCATCATTTACTTTGGACTCACCTTGCACCTCAGCAATTTGGGTGGTAATATCTACATCAATAGTGCCGTGGCTGGAACCGTGGAGGCCGTGTCCATCTGCATTAGCATCCTGGTGGTTTTGAAAGTCGGAATCCGACGAAGTCTCATTGGTTACATGTTGTTGCCAGGTCTTTGCTGCTTAGCCACGAATTTGGTGTCGACTCAAACGGGTGTGATTGCACTGGCCACCATAG CCAAGTGTCTCATTGGAGCCAACAACGCCATCATTCCCACCTACACGGCGATGCAATATCCCACAATAGTTCGAAACTTTGGCGTTGGCATGGGCAACCTGGCATCGGGCATTGCCCTAATCCTAGTTCCCTTTCTCTGGCAACTG GAGCACATTGATCCCCTGCTGCCCTTGAATGTTATGGGAGTTTGTGGCCTGATTGGCGCCGTGGCCATCAGCCTTATGAAGGATGTGGAATAG